A single region of the Streptomyces virginiae genome encodes:
- a CDS encoding NAD-dependent epimerase/dehydratase: MRVLLIGANGYLGRYVADRLLADPAVQLTALGRGDDADVRFDLATGSPGALTRFLDAVHPGVVINCAGATRGGARELTRHNTVAVATICESLRRSGCGARLVQLGCAAEYGPSQPGSSTAEDAVPRPGGPYGVSKLAATELVLGSGLDAVVLRIFSPVGPGTPAGSPLGRLAEAMRRAMQAGDGELKLSGLGVQRDFVDVRDVARAVHAASLSAAQGVVNIGTGRAVRLRDAAAVLARVAGYGGALHELDVPHGGPQQAHGHPGRPAGLATIGSPRSEATAEQMAAAAPQPYPYPDGCGAWQQADVRTARDRLGWRPRINLEESLADIWMEAACRI; the protein is encoded by the coding sequence ATGAGGGTGCTGCTGATCGGAGCCAACGGATACCTCGGCCGCTACGTCGCCGACCGGCTGCTCGCCGACCCCGCCGTCCAGCTCACCGCGCTCGGCCGCGGCGACGACGCCGACGTCCGATTCGACCTCGCCACCGGCAGCCCCGGCGCGCTCACCCGCTTCCTCGACGCCGTCCATCCGGGAGTCGTCATCAACTGCGCGGGCGCCACCCGGGGCGGGGCCCGGGAGCTCACCCGGCACAACACCGTCGCCGTCGCGACGATCTGCGAGTCGCTGCGCCGCAGCGGCTGCGGCGCCCGGCTGGTGCAGCTCGGCTGCGCCGCCGAGTACGGGCCCAGTCAGCCCGGATCGTCCACGGCCGAGGACGCCGTGCCGAGACCGGGTGGGCCGTACGGCGTGAGCAAACTGGCCGCCACCGAGCTGGTCCTGGGCTCCGGGCTGGACGCCGTCGTCCTGCGGATCTTCTCGCCCGTCGGCCCCGGCACCCCCGCCGGATCCCCGCTCGGCCGGCTCGCCGAGGCCATGCGCCGCGCGATGCAGGCCGGCGACGGCGAGCTGAAGCTCAGCGGGCTCGGCGTGCAACGCGACTTCGTCGACGTACGGGACGTGGCGCGGGCCGTGCACGCCGCCTCGCTGTCCGCCGCCCAGGGCGTGGTCAACATCGGCACGGGCCGCGCGGTCCGGCTGCGCGACGCGGCCGCGGTCCTCGCCCGGGTCGCCGGGTACGGAGGAGCCCTGCACGAGCTGGACGTCCCGCACGGCGGGCCCCAGCAGGCGCACGGGCACCCCGGCCGTCCGGCCGGACTCGCCACCATCGGCTCCCCGCGCTCGGAGGCCACCGCCGAACAGATGGCCGCCGCGGCGCCCCAGCCGTACCCCTACCCGGACGGCTGCGGAGCCTGGCAGCAGGCGGATGTCCGTACCGCCCGGGACCGGCTCGGCTGGCGGCCCCGGATCAATCTGGAGGAGTCCCTCGCGGACATCTGGATGGAGGCGGCGTGCCGCATCTGA
- a CDS encoding spherulation-specific family 4 protein, with protein sequence MPHLTTPPGSMTAAATEAGRLGLGIPGYAHPLLAPVEWAELTRPGTPLHWAVLNVADGPGGRPDPHCTEAAAKLRRAGGMILGHLAMRDGSRSFGELISDAHRFRDWYGVGGFYLAGTPADKADLASVCRVVDSLRGLGEDLRIVLGHGTHPYEGYAEAADQLVTFSGAWSDYRWSQVAEWTADHPAERFCHLVHGVPRAHLEEAMRIARWQGAGTIWFTDRLGARGSDPWASMPAYWDEIVSRIGTGVLE encoded by the coding sequence GTGCCGCATCTGACGACGCCGCCGGGGTCCATGACCGCCGCCGCGACCGAGGCCGGCCGCCTCGGTCTCGGCATCCCCGGTTACGCGCACCCCCTGCTCGCCCCCGTCGAGTGGGCCGAGTTGACCCGCCCCGGCACCCCGCTGCACTGGGCCGTGCTCAACGTGGCCGACGGCCCGGGCGGGCGGCCCGACCCGCACTGCACGGAGGCGGCCGCCAAGCTGCGCCGCGCGGGCGGCATGATCCTCGGCCATCTCGCGATGCGAGACGGATCGCGGTCCTTCGGGGAGCTGATCTCCGACGCCCACCGCTTCCGCGACTGGTACGGGGTCGGCGGCTTCTACCTCGCCGGGACCCCGGCCGACAAGGCGGACCTCGCCTCGGTGTGCCGGGTCGTGGACTCCCTGCGGGGCCTCGGCGAGGACCTGAGGATCGTGCTCGGGCACGGCACGCACCCGTACGAGGGCTACGCGGAGGCCGCGGACCAGCTGGTCACCTTCTCCGGGGCCTGGTCCGACTACCGCTGGTCGCAGGTGGCCGAGTGGACCGCGGACCATCCGGCGGAGCGGTTCTGCCATCTCGTGCACGGGGTGCCGCGCGCGCATCTGGAGGAGGCGATGCGCATCGCCCGCTGGCAGGGGGCGGGCACCATCTGGTTCACCGACCGGCTCGGGGCGCGCGGCAGCGACCCGTGGGCCTCCATGCCCGCGTACTGGGACGAAATCGTCTCACGCATCGGGACAGGTGTCTTGGAATGA
- the moeZ gene encoding adenylyltransferase/sulfurtransferase MoeZ — MSLPPLVEPAAELTVDEVRRYSRHLIIPDVGMDGQKRLKNAKVLAVGAGGLGSPALMYLAAAGVGTLGIVEFDEVDESNLQRQIIHSQADIGRSKAESARDSVLGINPYVNVVLHEERLEAENVMEIFSQYDLIVDGTDNFATRYLVNDACVLLNKPYVWGSIYRFDGQASVFWSEHGPCYRCLYPEPPPPGMVPSCAEGGVLGVLCASIGSIQVTEAIKVLTGVGEPLVGRLMIYDALEMQYRQVKVRKDPDCAVCGPNATVTELIDYEAFCGVVSEEAQEAAAGSTITPKQLKEWIDTDEPIEIIDVREINEYEIVSIPGAKLIPKGEFLMGTALQDLPQDKRIVLHCKTGVRSAEVLAVLKSAGFADAVHVGGGVIGWVHQIEPEKPVY, encoded by the coding sequence GTGTCGCTGCCACCGCTGGTCGAGCCAGCAGCTGAGCTCACCGTTGACGAGGTCCGCCGGTATTCGCGGCACCTGATCATCCCGGATGTCGGGATGGACGGCCAGAAGCGCCTGAAGAACGCCAAGGTGCTGGCCGTGGGTGCCGGCGGTCTCGGTTCGCCCGCCCTCATGTACCTCGCCGCGGCCGGTGTCGGCACGCTGGGCATCGTGGAGTTCGACGAGGTCGACGAGTCGAACCTGCAGCGCCAGATCATCCACAGCCAGGCGGACATCGGCCGTTCCAAGGCCGAGTCGGCCCGCGACAGCGTGCTGGGCATCAACCCGTACGTGAACGTGGTCCTTCACGAAGAGCGGCTCGAAGCCGAGAACGTGATGGAGATCTTCAGCCAGTACGACCTCATCGTCGACGGCACGGACAACTTCGCCACGCGCTACCTGGTGAACGACGCCTGCGTGCTGCTGAACAAGCCGTACGTGTGGGGCTCGATCTACCGCTTCGACGGCCAGGCCTCGGTCTTCTGGTCCGAGCACGGCCCGTGCTACCGCTGCCTCTACCCGGAGCCCCCGCCGCCGGGCATGGTCCCGAGCTGCGCCGAGGGCGGCGTGCTGGGCGTGCTCTGCGCGTCCATCGGGTCCATCCAGGTCACCGAGGCCATCAAGGTCCTCACGGGTGTCGGTGAGCCGCTGGTCGGCCGCCTGATGATCTACGACGCCCTGGAGATGCAGTACCGCCAGGTCAAGGTCCGCAAGGACCCGGACTGCGCGGTCTGCGGTCCGAACGCGACCGTCACCGAGCTCATCGACTACGAGGCCTTCTGCGGCGTCGTGTCGGAGGAGGCCCAGGAGGCGGCCGCCGGTTCGACGATCACTCCCAAGCAGCTCAAGGAGTGGATCGACACCGACGAGCCCATCGAGATCATCGACGTCCGTGAGATCAACGAGTACGAGATCGTCTCGATCCCCGGCGCGAAGCTGATCCCCAAGGGCGAGTTCCTGATGGGCACCGCCCTCCAGGACCTGCCGCAGGACAAGCGCATCGTCCTGCACTGCAAGACGGGTGTCCGCAGTGCGGAAGTCCTCGCGGTGCTGAAGTCCGCGGGCTTCGCGGACGCGGTGCACGTCGGCGGCGGCGTGATCGGCTGGGTCCACCAGATCGAGCCCGAGAAGCCGGTCTACTAG
- a CDS encoding alpha/beta hydrolase, producing the protein MPTHAWRVTAAATLAAGMLATAACSGDGDGKKTSADGTPEVKPLKWGDCEAPTAAQGGGQAPPKDWQCATLDVPLDYAKPEGETIPIALIRAKARDQKNRLGSLVFNFGGPGGSGISTLPGAAKEYEALRARYDLVSFDPRGVGGSDPVLCENDKQLDQYFSEDSSPETPEEEKAFVENIRAYQEACEKNSAKLLPHVGTENAARDLDRIRQALGDEKLNYFGISYGTELGGVYAHLFPKNVGRAVFDAVVDPTKTAEESALGQAKGFQLALGNFAQDCVDRGDECRLQGSTPKEIEANIIKLQKALAAKPIPGIGDRMLTETQATNGIAQALYSQELWPLLEQGLDEAEGGQGQLLMALSDALNGRDQQGRYSNIGAANTAINCVDDKERYTLEQTKAKLAEFRAASPVFGDLLGWAMMSCTGWPVAGTWETPDVSAPGSEPILVIGNTGDPATPYEGAHKMVERLGPGVGVELTYKGEGHGAYNSGDPCVQKAVNTYLLDGEPPADGTVCTAAANPTAPPRTPEQPTPA; encoded by the coding sequence ATGCCGACACACGCCTGGCGGGTCACCGCCGCCGCCACGCTAGCCGCCGGGATGCTCGCCACGGCCGCCTGCTCCGGCGACGGCGACGGGAAGAAGACGAGCGCCGACGGCACCCCGGAGGTCAAGCCCCTGAAATGGGGTGACTGCGAGGCCCCGACCGCCGCGCAGGGCGGTGGTCAGGCCCCGCCCAAGGACTGGCAGTGCGCCACCCTCGACGTCCCGCTCGACTACGCGAAGCCCGAGGGCGAGACGATCCCGATCGCCCTGATCCGGGCCAAGGCACGGGACCAGAAGAATCGACTGGGCTCGTTGGTCTTCAACTTCGGCGGCCCCGGCGGCTCCGGGATCAGTACGCTGCCGGGCGCCGCGAAGGAGTACGAGGCCCTGCGCGCCCGGTACGACCTGGTCAGCTTCGACCCGCGCGGGGTGGGCGGCAGCGATCCGGTCCTGTGCGAGAACGACAAGCAGCTGGACCAGTACTTCAGCGAGGACTCCTCCCCCGAGACGCCGGAGGAGGAGAAGGCCTTCGTCGAGAACATCCGCGCGTACCAGGAGGCCTGCGAGAAGAACTCCGCCAAGCTGCTCCCCCACGTCGGCACGGAGAACGCCGCCCGTGATCTGGACCGCATCCGGCAGGCCCTCGGTGACGAGAAGCTGAACTACTTCGGCATCTCCTACGGCACCGAGTTGGGCGGGGTCTACGCCCACCTCTTCCCCAAGAACGTCGGCCGGGCCGTCTTCGACGCCGTCGTGGACCCGACCAAGACCGCCGAGGAGAGCGCCCTGGGCCAGGCCAAGGGCTTCCAGCTCGCGCTCGGCAACTTCGCCCAGGACTGCGTGGACCGCGGTGACGAGTGCCGGCTCCAGGGCAGCACGCCCAAGGAGATCGAGGCCAACATCATCAAGCTGCAGAAGGCGTTGGCCGCCAAGCCGATCCCCGGCATCGGGGACCGGATGCTCACCGAGACCCAGGCGACCAACGGCATCGCGCAGGCCCTGTACTCCCAGGAGTTGTGGCCGCTGCTGGAACAGGGCCTCGACGAGGCGGAGGGCGGTCAGGGGCAGTTGCTGATGGCTCTGTCGGACGCGCTCAACGGCCGTGACCAGCAGGGGCGTTACAGCAACATCGGCGCGGCCAACACGGCCATCAACTGCGTGGACGACAAGGAGCGTTACACCCTGGAGCAGACGAAGGCCAAGCTGGCGGAGTTCCGCGCCGCCTCGCCGGTCTTCGGGGACCTCCTCGGCTGGGCCATGATGTCGTGCACCGGCTGGCCGGTCGCCGGCACCTGGGAGACCCCCGACGTCTCGGCTCCGGGCTCCGAGCCGATCCTGGTGATCGGCAACACCGGCGACCCGGCCACCCCGTACGAGGGCGCCCACAAGATGGTGGAGCGGCTGGGGCCCGGCGTGGGCGTGGAGCTCACCTACAAGGGTGAGGGGCACGGCGCGTACAACAGCGGCGACCCGTGCGTGCAGAAGGCGGTCAACACCTATCTGCTGGACGGCGAGCCGCCGGCCGACGGCACCGTCTGCACCGCGGCCGCGAACCCGACGGCGCCGCCCCGGACACCGGAGCAGCCGACGCCCGCCTGA
- a CDS encoding VOC family protein — protein MTGQLFAICFHTTRPADLARFWAGLLGRETADGADGDVVILPPDAAGFRIRFVPGQEPKTGQNRAHFDLTSTSPDDQRRTVARALELGGRHIDVGQLPEEGHVVLADPDGNEFCVIEPGNKFLADTGVIGALACDGTQEVGYFWSQALRWPLVWDQDQETAVQSPDGGTKITWGGPPVPPKTGRNRLYLELALPPGADARAEIDRLLALGARRADTAAVTGEGESRDVPMLDPDGNEFSVRMPR, from the coding sequence ATGACCGGTCAACTGTTCGCGATCTGCTTCCACACGACCCGGCCCGCGGACCTCGCGCGGTTCTGGGCCGGGCTCTTGGGTCGGGAGACGGCCGACGGCGCGGACGGCGACGTCGTGATCCTGCCTCCGGACGCCGCCGGGTTCCGCATCCGCTTCGTTCCGGGCCAGGAGCCGAAGACCGGCCAGAATCGGGCCCACTTCGACCTGACCAGCACATCCCCGGACGATCAGCGCCGGACGGTGGCCCGGGCACTGGAACTCGGCGGCCGGCACATCGACGTGGGGCAGCTTCCGGAGGAGGGGCACGTGGTGCTCGCCGATCCCGACGGCAACGAGTTCTGCGTCATCGAGCCGGGCAACAAGTTCCTCGCCGACACCGGTGTCATCGGCGCGCTGGCCTGCGACGGAACACAGGAGGTCGGCTACTTCTGGAGTCAGGCCCTGCGGTGGCCGCTGGTCTGGGACCAGGACCAGGAGACTGCGGTCCAGTCGCCGGACGGCGGGACGAAGATCACGTGGGGTGGTCCTCCGGTGCCGCCGAAGACGGGCCGCAACCGGCTGTACCTGGAGCTGGCGCTCCCCCCCGGCGCCGACGCGCGGGCGGAGATCGACCGCCTGCTCGCGCTCGGTGCGCGGCGCGCCGACACCGCTGCCGTCACCGGCGAGGGCGAGAGCCGGGACGTTCCGATGCTCGACCCCGACGGCAACGAGTTCTCCGTACGGATGCCCCGGTAG
- a CDS encoding lysylphosphatidylglycerol synthase transmembrane domain-containing protein: MSPPDGAATDDGARPDDGRAPRPEPVPEPRPEPPRPDGGAGRTGEAAATGTTPAGTTPAGATPAGTTPAEAEAGDARPTRAKATGAKATGAKASAAAEGAHGHATTDADRVEVDEPLLAARVHRPSDLVRLLVGILGIAVLLAIAAFAHGTTVGLEEDISKGTGQAPALLIKVAALVSSIAVLLLPVAFAIERLIKRDGLRIADGVLAAVLAHGVTLATDLWVSQAAPDTIQDALTRPAAGGTLTDPVHGYLAPVIAYMTAVGMTRRPHWRVALWMVLLLNAFAMLVNGYTTPFSIILTVLIGWSVAYGTLYAVGSPNVRPTGQHLLAGLRRVGFQPVSAMRAEMPEGPEPSEANDRGRRYHVTLEDGPPLDVTIVDREQQAHGFFYRVWRRLTLRGITTGRSLQSLRQALEQEALLAYAAIAAGANAPKLIATSELGPDAVMLVYEHLDVRALDALADEEITDELIHHTWEQVQALQSRRIAHRRLTGDALVVDRSGNVILTDLRGGEIAAGDLVLRMDIAQLLTTIGLRVGAERAVASAVSVLGPDAVADCLPLLQPIALSRSTRATLRKLARERAERQREAVLESSRAAKAAREAESAASATPVSASAAADRKAEKKALEDALDGAREEDLLTQIRHQVLLIRPQAPVEPARLERIRPRTLVSFIAGAFGLYFLLTQLAHVDFATIISEAEWGWVGAALAFSALTYFAAAMSLLGFVPERVPFLRTVIAQVAGSFVKLVAPAAVGGVALNTRFLQRAGVRPGLAVASVGASQLFGLASHIVLLLSFGYLTGTEKTPEMTPSRAVIAGLLTVAVLVLVVTAVPFLRKFVVTRVRALFAGVVPRMLDVLQRPKKLLTGIGGMLLLTGCFVMCLDASIRAFGGGEAISYASIAVVFLAGNALGSAAPTPGGMGAVETTLTLGLIAAGLEKEVAFSAVLLFRLMTFWLPVLPGWISFNFLTRKEAI, from the coding sequence GTGAGCCCTCCGGACGGCGCGGCGACCGACGACGGCGCACGCCCTGACGACGGCCGCGCCCCCCGCCCCGAACCCGTCCCCGAGCCCCGTCCGGAGCCCCCGCGCCCCGACGGCGGTGCCGGCCGCACCGGCGAGGCCGCGGCCACCGGGACGACGCCCGCCGGGACGACACCCGCCGGAGCGACGCCCGCCGGGACGACGCCCGCCGAGGCCGAGGCCGGTGACGCGCGGCCCACCAGGGCCAAAGCCACCGGAGCCAAAGCCACCGGAGCCAAGGCCTCCGCGGCCGCGGAGGGCGCGCACGGTCACGCCACCACGGACGCCGACCGGGTCGAGGTCGACGAACCACTGCTCGCCGCCCGCGTGCACCGACCGTCCGACCTCGTACGTCTGCTCGTCGGCATCCTCGGGATCGCCGTCCTCCTCGCGATCGCCGCCTTCGCCCACGGCACCACCGTGGGTCTGGAGGAGGACATCAGCAAGGGCACCGGCCAGGCACCCGCCCTGTTGATCAAGGTCGCCGCCCTGGTCTCCAGCATCGCGGTGCTGCTGCTGCCCGTCGCCTTCGCCATCGAGCGGCTGATCAAACGCGACGGGCTGCGCATCGCCGACGGCGTGCTCGCCGCCGTCCTCGCGCACGGCGTCACCCTCGCCACCGACCTGTGGGTCTCGCAGGCCGCCCCCGACACCATCCAGGACGCCCTGACCCGCCCCGCGGCCGGTGGCACCCTCACCGACCCGGTGCACGGCTACCTCGCGCCCGTCATCGCGTACATGACCGCGGTCGGGATGACCCGCAGACCCCACTGGCGCGTCGCCCTGTGGATGGTCCTGCTGCTCAACGCCTTCGCCATGCTGGTCAACGGCTACACCACCCCCTTCTCGATCATCCTCACGGTGCTGATCGGCTGGAGCGTCGCCTACGGCACCCTGTACGCCGTCGGCTCGCCCAACGTCCGCCCCACCGGTCAGCACCTCCTCGCCGGACTGCGCCGGGTCGGCTTCCAGCCGGTCAGCGCGATGCGCGCCGAGATGCCCGAGGGCCCCGAACCCTCCGAGGCCAACGACCGGGGGCGCCGCTACCACGTGACCCTGGAGGACGGGCCGCCGCTGGACGTCACGATCGTCGACCGCGAGCAGCAGGCCCACGGCTTCTTCTACCGGGTCTGGCGCCGGCTCACCCTGCGCGGCATCACCACCGGGCGCAGCCTGCAGTCGCTGCGCCAGGCGCTGGAGCAGGAGGCGCTCCTCGCCTACGCGGCCATCGCGGCCGGGGCGAACGCGCCGAAGCTGATCGCCACCTCCGAGCTCGGTCCGGACGCGGTGATGCTCGTGTACGAGCACCTGGACGTCCGGGCCCTCGACGCGCTCGCCGACGAGGAGATCACCGACGAGCTGATCCACCACACGTGGGAGCAGGTACAGGCCCTGCAGTCGCGGCGGATCGCGCACCGGCGGCTGACCGGGGACGCCCTTGTGGTGGATCGTTCCGGCAATGTCATCCTCACCGACCTGCGCGGCGGCGAGATCGCCGCGGGCGACCTGGTCCTGCGCATGGACATCGCCCAGCTGCTGACCACGATCGGCCTGCGGGTCGGCGCGGAGCGCGCGGTGGCCTCGGCCGTGTCGGTGCTCGGCCCGGACGCGGTCGCGGACTGTCTGCCGCTGCTGCAGCCGATCGCGCTGAGCCGTTCCACCCGGGCGACGCTGCGCAAGCTGGCCCGGGAGCGGGCGGAGCGGCAGCGGGAGGCCGTACTGGAGTCCTCGCGGGCGGCGAAGGCGGCGCGCGAGGCGGAGTCCGCGGCCTCCGCGACACCGGTCTCCGCCTCGGCCGCCGCCGACCGCAAGGCCGAGAAGAAGGCCCTGGAGGACGCGCTGGACGGGGCCCGCGAGGAGGATCTGCTGACCCAGATCCGCCACCAGGTACTGCTGATCCGCCCGCAGGCCCCGGTGGAGCCGGCCCGGCTGGAGCGGATCCGGCCGCGGACGCTCGTCTCGTTCATCGCGGGCGCCTTCGGTTTGTACTTCCTGCTCACGCAGCTCGCCCACGTGGACTTCGCGACGATCATCTCCGAGGCGGAGTGGGGCTGGGTCGGGGCGGCGCTCGCCTTCTCGGCACTGACCTACTTCGCGGCGGCGATGAGCCTGCTGGGCTTCGTTCCGGAGCGGGTGCCGTTCCTGCGGACCGTGATCGCGCAGGTGGCCGGGTCGTTCGTGAAGCTGGTGGCCCCGGCGGCCGTCGGCGGTGTCGCGCTGAACACCCGGTTCCTCCAGCGGGCGGGGGTCCGGCCGGGGCTGGCGGTCGCGAGCGTGGGCGCCTCCCAGCTGTTCGGGCTGGCCAGCCACATCGTGCTGCTGCTGTCCTTCGGCTATCTGACCGGGACCGAGAAGACGCCGGAGATGACCCCGTCCCGAGCCGTCATCGCGGGTCTGCTGACGGTGGCCGTACTGGTCCTGGTGGTCACGGCCGTCCCGTTCCTGCGGAAATTCGTGGTGACCCGGGTACGGGCGCTGTTCGCGGGCGTGGTGCCGCGCATGCTGGACGTGCTCCAGCGGCCGAAGAAGCTGCTGACCGGCATCGGCGGGATGCTGCTGCTGACCGGCTGCTTCGTGATGTGCCTGGACGCGTCGATCCGCGCCTTCGGGGGCGGCGAGGCCATCAGCTACGCGAGCATCGCCGTGGTGTTCCTGGCGGGCAACGCGCTGGGCTCGGCGGCTCCGACGCCGGGCGGTATGGGCGCGGTGGAGACCACCCTGACCCTCGGTCTGATCGCGGCGGGGCTGGAGAAGGAGGTCGCCTTCTCGGCGGTCCTGCTGTTCCGCCTGATGACGTTCTGGCTGCCGGTCCTGCCGGGGTGGATCTCCTTCAACTTCCTGACCCGCAAGGAAGCCATCTGA
- a CDS encoding MGMT family protein — MSEELPAYAERVLEVAERIPPGRVMTYGDVAEWLGEGGPRQVGRVMALYGGAVPWWRVVRADGLPLPGHEVRALEHYRTEATPLRLTAGGEPRLDMRRARWDGSPGQDGGQGDGRDEAHI; from the coding sequence ATGAGTGAGGAGCTGCCCGCGTACGCGGAGCGCGTACTGGAGGTGGCCGAGCGTATTCCGCCCGGCCGGGTGATGACATACGGGGACGTCGCCGAATGGCTCGGCGAAGGAGGACCGCGCCAAGTCGGGCGTGTCATGGCCTTGTACGGGGGAGCCGTGCCCTGGTGGCGCGTGGTGCGGGCGGACGGCCTGCCGCTGCCCGGACACGAGGTGCGCGCCCTGGAGCACTACCGGACCGAGGCCACCCCGCTGCGCCTGACGGCGGGCGGCGAGCCACGGCTGGACATGCGCCGGGCGCGCTGGGACGGGTCCCCCGGACAGGACGGCGGACAGGGCGACGGACGCGACGAGGCTCACATCTGA